The following proteins come from a genomic window of Nostoc sp. KVJ3:
- a CDS encoding ParM/StbA family protein, translating to MLSLDPGTSMTKMVYRVLSEISYKSELLCMEPELIKISKDSLDLYESGQMNRPNPENEAWIEYNEEYYAVGFLAQKYFEARINFLELKYENAIPKTLAAVGAIAIRDSLKANFDLSLGLLLPYGEWEDRERLERGLISALSSFSFRGKQFCINLINFQCLPEGGGLILTRSKKLGTDFNKMNIAVVMVGFRDISAVIFERGISTGKTEGLGLAWMLERIKSRTSGQNLHELLKAVHLSGPTLKPRYCKPLARSKKSDFQVEEIAQIIEVADLSRKEYWEKVSTWLKINIPAHIEQVIIGGGTSEYLGSELKNLFTHTDISWAAELSEDVRLAFNLPIKKDALCLRFTDVYGLFRYQHATFRNS from the coding sequence ATGTTGAGTCTTGATCCGGGAACTTCAATGACGAAGATGGTTTATCGTGTTCTCTCGGAGATTTCGTACAAGTCAGAATTGCTGTGTATGGAACCAGAGTTAATTAAGATTTCCAAAGATTCGTTGGATTTATATGAGTCTGGGCAAATGAATCGGCCCAATCCAGAGAATGAAGCGTGGATAGAGTACAACGAAGAATATTATGCGGTTGGGTTTTTGGCACAAAAGTATTTTGAAGCGCGAATCAATTTTTTAGAACTCAAGTATGAGAACGCGATTCCAAAAACTTTGGCAGCAGTGGGGGCAATAGCGATTAGAGATTCTTTGAAGGCAAACTTTGATTTATCCTTGGGACTGCTATTGCCTTATGGGGAGTGGGAAGATAGAGAAAGATTGGAGAGGGGTTTAATATCGGCACTGTCTAGCTTTAGCTTTCGAGGGAAACAATTTTGTATAAATCTGATTAACTTTCAGTGCTTGCCCGAAGGTGGGGGACTGATATTGACGCGAAGTAAAAAACTTGGCACAGATTTCAATAAAATGAACATTGCTGTGGTGATGGTGGGATTTCGGGATATATCAGCCGTAATCTTTGAGCGTGGTATCTCAACTGGAAAAACGGAAGGATTGGGCTTGGCGTGGATGCTGGAGAGAATCAAAAGCCGAACATCAGGGCAAAACTTACATGAACTGTTAAAGGCTGTTCATCTATCAGGCCCGACATTGAAACCGAGATACTGCAAACCTTTGGCTCGGAGCAAGAAGTCTGATTTTCAGGTTGAGGAGATAGCACAAATTATTGAAGTGGCTGACTTATCTCGTAAAGAATACTGGGAAAAGGTATCCACTTGGCTCAAAATTAATATTCCTGCCCATATTGAGCAAGTCATTATTGGTGGTGGAACGTCGGAATATTTAGGCTCGGAGTTGAAAAATTTGTTTACTCATACCGACATTTCATGGGCAGCAGAATTATCTGAGGATGTGCGTTTAGCTTTTAACCTGCCGATTAAAAAAGATGCCTTGTGCTTGCGTTTCACTGATGTATATGGATTGTTTCGTTACCAACACGCTACATTTCGTAATTCGTAA